AGACTAGGAGGTAGCTTCCTCCAGCCCCTACTTGTACTTTACGTGACTCAATAGAGGACACGGAGGCCCCCTTAAATAAACCTCCCCTCGCCCTTATATTTAATTTTTCCCTATTTTTCCCTATGAAGTTTAAGTATTAATTAGAGCCCTTACCCCCTAAACTTCACAGCCTTTCTTACTTTAAAGGGGCCTACATAGAGTGAGCCCCGAGACTATGCAGAGCGAGGCCTCGGCTTAAGGCGTAGATTAGAAAGGCTCTCTACGCACGTACGCCAGCGACCGTTAAAGGCTATCGCATTGAGCCGCGCGCTTAATACGTAGGGCATGGAGCAGTAGCTTTAAGTCTCCTTTAAGACGTCTTAAGGCTGGAGGCGTAGCTTGAGGGTCAGGGTAGTCTTAGCCTCGGTGTATCGTGAAGCTGCGAGGGTAAAGGAGCTGGACTTAGACTTACCTAACGGCTCTACTATAAGGGACCTGGCGCTTATGCTAAGCGAACTTTATGGAGGGCCCTTCACGAGGCTCATCGATGAAGACGGGTCTATCGACAAGGAGGCCCTCCTGCTAGTAAATGGAATGAGCCTAAAGGAAGCTCGCGTAGAGCTAAAGGACGGGGACTTCGTCTTCATCTCGAGCGAAATCGTAGGCGGAGGCCTGCTCATAGGCAGGCCAAGCCTATAGGGCCCTGGGCGATGGAACGATATAGCCTTAGTGAAAACCTTAAATAAAAGGGGACGTAGAGAAGGGGTCTCAGGTGCGATGGTTGAGCTTAGCTCGAAGGGCCAGCTTAGCTGTCAGGTGCTGCAATTGCTTCCACCGCATAGCTATTAAGCCTGGGGCGGAGCTGGCCACATGCCCTAGGTGCAATATCGAGTATAGGATAGCCTGGGTAGCCCCAGACCAGCCCCTAATTAGAGGTCCAGCCAAGTGGCCGGAGTGATGTAAAGTGGTGCTTAAGCGCAAGATAGCCTACATAGACTTGGGGAAGCGAGAGGTCAAAGTGCGCGACATACCGCTCGAGATGAGGAGGCTGTACTTAGGCGGCCGCGGGCTGGACATGTACTTACTTTACAACCACGTGGAGAAGGGGGTCGATCCACTAAGCCCGGACAACGTACTGCTCGTCAGCGCAGGCTTACTCGTAGGTACTCCGCTAGCAGCTGGGAGGACTCACGTAGGCGGCAAGTCCCCTCTAACTGGAATTGTCGGCAGCACCAACATGGGGGGCTTCTTCTCCCCCGAGCTTCGCCTAGCTGGCTTCGACCACCTAGTAATTAAGGGGAGGGCTGAGAGGCCCACGTACCTATGGGTTCACGACGGTGAGATAGAGTTCATGGACGCCACGGGGCTCTGGGGGATGAAGGTGTTCGAGGCTCAGGAGGCGATCAGGGAGGACTTGGGGGATCCTGAGGTGAAGAGCATGGTGATAGGGCCAGCTGGCGAAAACT
Above is a genomic segment from Candidatus Nezhaarchaeota archaeon containing:
- a CDS encoding MoaD/ThiS family protein, with protein sequence MRVRVVLASVYREAARVKELDLDLPNGSTIRDLALMLSELYGGPFTRLIDEDGSIDKEALLLVNGMSLKEARVELKDGDFVFISSEIVGGGLLIGRPSL